In Electrophorus electricus isolate fEleEle1 chromosome 18, fEleEle1.pri, whole genome shotgun sequence, one genomic interval encodes:
- the aaas gene encoding aladin, with amino-acid sequence MCSLALFPPPLPSGQITLYETNNEFVSGKSPNYYEKQITQHWDPPSLCFHRETLKPHSRPESSSKAAFLDHKDTLWMRSAGAWRDAGLSGLLDEITNSAGKVPKWLTMSSGCILALLRWMSSFHGSLFPHLTLSGEEMVAEFSEVLDWLDSAVRSFAWHPHTDKFAVALLDDSIKIYNSRSATAPTLKHRLQRSVSAMQWKPLCASVLAVACHTCMLIWHVDPNSLSTRPSSGCAQVLSHPGHSPVTSIAWSPSGSLLVSASPVDTAMMVWDVAAEICVPLQRVGGGGVTNLSWSPDGSRLWAATPSALFRVWETKMWTCERWPCLRGRCQAGCWSPDGSRLLFSVQGETVIYALTFSHMTGGPKSAAVVADLSETTFTGLDSDLRVGGEVQSLAWDPTGERLAVLLKGNAEISSHPAIIAVFKTRSSPIFELLPCGFVRGEVGAEPRLIQFHSHFQHGALLTVCWSNGRISHVPFYFVSMGRPHSGGSPPLPHFTSKTEDYSTLTLYTEQVS; translated from the exons ATGTGTTCCCTTGCGCTCTTTCCACCACCTTTGCCGAGTGGACAGATTACCTTATACgaaacaaataatgaatttgTTTCGGGAAAATCACCAAATTACTACGAGAAACAAATAACAcag CATTGGGACCCTCCTAGTCTGTGTTTCCATAGGGAAACGCTGAAGCCACATAGCCGACCAGAGAGCAGTAGTAAAGCAGCTTTCCTGGatcacaaagacacactgtGGATGAGGAGTGCAGGAGCATG GCGTGATGCAGGTCTTTCTGGCCTTTTGGATGAAATCACCAACAGTGCTGGTAAAG TGCCAAAGTGGTTGACAATGAGTTCTGGATGCATTTTGGCACTACTGCGATGGATGTCTTCATTCCATGGATCTCTCTTCCCACATCTTACA TTAAGTGGTGAGGAGATGGTTGCCGAATTTTCTGAAGTGCTAGATTg GCTTGACAGTGCTGTGCGGAGCTTTGCATGGCATCCTCACACAGACAAGTTTGCAGTAGCCCTTCTGGATGACTCTATTAAGATCTACAATTCTCGGAG TGCCACGGCTCCAACTCTGAAGCACAGACTGCAGAGGAGTGTAAGTGCTATGCAGTGGAAGCccctgtgtgcgtctgtgctggcTGTGGCCTGCCACACCTGCATGCTCATCTGGCACGTCGACCCCAACTCACTTTCTACAAG GCCCTCTTCTGGCTGTGCTCAGGTGTTGTCTCATCCTGGTCACTCTCCAGTCACTTCCATCGCTTGGTCCCCATCTGGTTCCTTACTAGTTTCTGCCTCTCCAGTGGACACTGCCATGATG GTATGGGATGTGGCTGCAGAAATTTGTGTTCCACTGCAGCGCGTAGGGGGAGGAGGAGTAACAAATCTGTCCTGGTCACCAGATGGCAGTCGACTCTGGGCTGCCACTCCCTCTGCCCtcttcag GGTTTGGGAGACCAAGATGTGGACCTGTGAGAGGTGGCCTTGTCTAAGAGGGCGCTGTCAG GCTGGATGCTGGAGTCCCGATGGAAGTCGATTGTTGTTTAGTGTTCAGGGAGAAACGGTGATTTATGCGCTGACCTTCTCACACATGACTG GAGGACCTAAATCTGCTGCTGTTGTGGCTGACCTTTCTGAGACCACCTTCACTGGACTTGACAGTGACCTTAG GGTTGGGGGAGAAGTTCAGTCTTTGGCCTGGGATCCCACTGGCGAGAGGCTGGCTGTGCTCCTTAAAG GTAATGCAGAAATATCCAGTCATCCTGCTATCATTGCTGTGTTTAAAACAAGATCCAGCCCCATCTTTGAGTTGCTACCTTG CGGTTTTGTAAGAGGGGAGGTGGGGGCAGAGCCTAGATTGATCCAGTTCCATTCTCACTTCCAACATGGTGCATTGCTCACAGTG TGCTGGTCTAATGGGCGAATCTCTCATGTGCCGTTCTACTTTGTTAGTATGGGGAGGCCACATTCAGGTGGAAGTCCTCCACTCCCCCACTTCACCAGCAAGACAGAAGATTATAGTACACTCACACTCTACACAGAACAAGTCtcataa